Proteins found in one Fulvitalea axinellae genomic segment:
- a CDS encoding ATP cone domain-containing protein, with protein MSTNTTSTKKTKPETLLSNESVKYPETIVKRNGQTVRFDVSKIEKAIKKCFKELEDKPKADPAKLAKQVANIVAAHLETPTVESVQDSVEMVLQAAGEYKAAKNYILYRAEHAKLRENRPVPPEVQEAFAASDKYFPSQLQKFQFYDKYARFSYESGRRETWIETVTRAVDFLKELSDNKLPASDYERLRKGILEMKVMPSMRLLAMAGPAARRNNIAIYNCSYLPVDSIDSFVEALLISMSGCGVGYSVERDYVENFPRIKRQTGEAPKKHVVEDTTEGWCDALRTGLKSWFEGEDVEFDYSLVRQAGAVLQIKGGRASGPEPLRQLLDYAKNKILARQGSFLRTLDAHDIMCTVGTAAVSGGVRRTAMISLFDFDDYEMRHCKDGDFWRHDSQRWNANNSAVWPSRELSQAEISRYLLDMVESERGEPGIFNRRSALKTAPERRKEARFGTNPCGEIILRPFQFCNLSVAVARPEDSLETLKEKVELATIIGTLQSMATHFPGLRKQWAENCQEERLLGVDINGQLDCPLIQKPEVMDELREHAVAVNEKYASTLGINQSVSVTCVKPSGNSSQLLNCSPGIHSRWSDYYIRNVRVNTNTPIFKVLKNSGVPMDPENGQTVENATTWVVHFPVKSPDGAITRNMRSALEQCEYWLTNKVHWTEHNPSVTITYKPDEVLDIIRWTWENQERIGGMTFLPAFDAQFDQMPYMEISKEQYEKSIAEFPEIDFAKIYRYEEEDYTTAAQELACMAGQCDI; from the coding sequence TGAAGACAAGCCAAAAGCCGATCCGGCGAAGCTTGCGAAACAGGTAGCCAACATAGTGGCGGCACACTTGGAAACCCCAACCGTGGAAAGCGTTCAGGACAGCGTAGAAATGGTGCTCCAAGCCGCGGGCGAGTACAAAGCCGCAAAAAATTATATCCTTTACAGGGCGGAACACGCCAAACTGAGGGAAAACAGACCCGTACCGCCGGAAGTTCAGGAAGCTTTCGCCGCTTCGGACAAATACTTTCCTTCCCAACTGCAGAAGTTTCAGTTTTATGACAAATACGCCAGGTTCTCTTACGAGTCGGGACGTCGCGAGACGTGGATCGAGACCGTGACCCGGGCAGTGGACTTTCTTAAAGAACTTTCGGACAACAAACTTCCGGCATCGGACTACGAGCGCTTAAGAAAAGGGATTCTTGAGATGAAGGTGATGCCGTCTATGCGACTTTTGGCCATGGCCGGACCAGCCGCCAGACGTAACAATATCGCTATTTACAACTGCTCGTACCTGCCAGTGGACTCTATCGACTCTTTCGTCGAAGCCCTCCTGATTTCGATGAGCGGTTGTGGCGTCGGGTATTCCGTGGAAAGGGATTACGTGGAAAACTTCCCGAGAATCAAGCGCCAAACGGGCGAAGCGCCTAAAAAACACGTGGTGGAAGACACCACCGAAGGTTGGTGCGACGCTTTGCGTACTGGTCTGAAAAGCTGGTTTGAGGGTGAGGATGTAGAATTCGATTACTCTTTGGTAAGGCAGGCTGGCGCCGTATTGCAGATCAAAGGTGGGCGCGCCTCAGGGCCCGAGCCTTTGCGCCAGTTGCTGGACTACGCCAAAAACAAAATACTCGCGCGCCAAGGCAGTTTCCTCAGAACGCTTGACGCGCACGACATCATGTGTACAGTAGGTACTGCCGCCGTATCGGGCGGTGTGCGCCGTACGGCCATGATTTCCCTCTTCGACTTTGACGACTACGAAATGCGCCACTGTAAAGACGGCGATTTCTGGCGTCATGACAGCCAGCGCTGGAACGCCAACAACTCGGCGGTTTGGCCAAGTCGCGAACTTTCGCAAGCCGAAATCTCACGCTACCTTCTCGATATGGTAGAGTCGGAGAGAGGCGAGCCGGGAATCTTCAACCGCCGTTCGGCCTTGAAGACCGCTCCGGAAAGAAGAAAAGAAGCCCGCTTCGGCACAAACCCTTGCGGAGAGATTATTCTCCGTCCGTTCCAGTTCTGTAACCTTTCGGTAGCTGTCGCCCGTCCGGAAGACTCTCTTGAAACACTGAAAGAGAAAGTGGAATTAGCCACTATCATCGGAACTTTGCAGTCTATGGCTACGCACTTCCCGGGCTTGAGAAAGCAATGGGCCGAAAACTGCCAAGAAGAGCGCCTGCTCGGCGTGGATATCAACGGCCAGCTCGACTGCCCGCTTATCCAGAAGCCGGAAGTAATGGACGAACTCCGCGAGCACGCCGTAGCCGTAAACGAAAAGTACGCGTCTACTTTGGGCATCAACCAATCCGTTTCGGTTACTTGCGTTAAACCTTCGGGTAACTCTTCGCAGTTGCTCAACTGCTCGCCGGGTATCCACTCGCGTTGGTCAGACTACTACATCCGTAACGTAAGGGTAAATACGAACACCCCTATTTTCAAAGTATTGAAAAACTCGGGCGTGCCGATGGATCCCGAAAACGGACAGACTGTGGAAAACGCCACAACTTGGGTAGTTCATTTCCCAGTAAAATCGCCAGACGGAGCCATCACCCGCAATATGCGCAGCGCTTTGGAGCAATGCGAATATTGGTTGACCAACAAGGTTCACTGGACCGAACACAACCCAAGCGTTACGATCACCTACAAGCCGGACGAAGTATTGGACATCATCCGCTGGACGTGGGAAAACCAAGAACGCATCGGCGGAATGACATTCCTGCCAGCCTTCGACGCCCAGTTCGACCAGATGCCTTATATGGAAATCTCGAAAGAACAATACGAAAAGAGCATCGCCGAATTCCCGGAAATCGACTTTGCGAAGATATATCGTTACGAAGAGGAAGATTACACCACCGCCGCTCAGGAACTTGCCTGCATGGCCGGTCAGTGCGATATCTAA
- a CDS encoding GAF domain-containing protein, with amino-acid sequence MGVFSKIYNNGVKSSMDQMEAFKYQFTNLLSSLCIVISFIYHIMILMNGGSLLKPAVLTIIFFSTLLLNRYHHIKLSRGFFSFTLPILFFWGHIGLMHPTETPVSGFLLLQVFCLFTPFCIYNTDERKPIVLSVLWAFVFICAIYQVTGVNPEPNSEKYLFFQGLFTIVLGVFALIFIITIIKYTSFSLLRHSDGLLATLEERNQESEKNRLKTEEYIKELQSSRQQEKERQWISKGSGAVAQIFQRGNERGGDVFDEFLGEVVRYLGANQAAFYLVNKEADIRIDMTATYAYGRKKFIQRELLPGEGLVGQAFLEAEPIFMTEIPENYIRITSGLGKSLPRSLAIFPCVNNREVMGLIEIASFEKFSETQLEYLGLVAESAAAYISTFQTNEKTLRLLEESQSQAEQMRTQEEELRQNLEEAHALREEMARQTHEYEALISEKDKEIARLLESQKQTEEA; translated from the coding sequence ATGGGTGTTTTTTCGAAAATTTATAACAACGGGGTAAAATCCTCGATGGATCAGATGGAGGCTTTCAAGTACCAGTTCACAAACTTGCTGTCGAGTTTGTGTATTGTGATCTCATTCATCTACCATATAATGATTTTGATGAACGGGGGCAGTTTGCTAAAACCCGCGGTTCTTACAATCATCTTCTTTTCAACGCTTTTACTCAACAGGTATCACCACATAAAGCTATCGAGAGGCTTCTTTTCGTTTACGCTTCCTATTTTGTTCTTCTGGGGACATATCGGGTTAATGCATCCGACGGAAACGCCTGTGTCGGGTTTTTTGTTGTTGCAGGTATTTTGCCTCTTTACTCCTTTCTGCATTTATAATACTGATGAGCGGAAACCCATTGTATTGTCTGTTCTTTGGGCGTTTGTTTTCATCTGCGCTATTTATCAAGTGACGGGAGTCAACCCTGAACCCAATTCCGAGAAGTATCTTTTCTTCCAAGGGTTGTTTACAATTGTTCTGGGTGTCTTTGCGTTGATCTTCATTATCACGATAATCAAGTACACCAGTTTCTCGTTGTTGCGCCACAGTGACGGTCTTTTGGCTACATTGGAGGAGAGAAATCAGGAGTCTGAGAAAAATCGGTTGAAAACCGAAGAATATATCAAAGAATTGCAAAGTTCCAGACAACAGGAAAAGGAAAGGCAATGGATCAGTAAAGGAAGCGGTGCGGTGGCGCAGATTTTCCAGCGCGGAAACGAGCGGGGAGGTGACGTGTTCGATGAATTTTTAGGGGAAGTTGTCCGTTATCTGGGCGCAAACCAAGCGGCGTTCTATTTGGTAAACAAAGAGGCGGATATCCGAATCGATATGACGGCCACTTATGCGTATGGCCGAAAGAAATTTATCCAGCGGGAATTACTTCCGGGAGAAGGGCTTGTGGGGCAGGCATTTTTGGAGGCCGAGCCGATTTTTATGACAGAGATTCCCGAAAATTATATCCGCATTACTTCCGGTCTTGGAAAGTCATTGCCACGGTCTTTGGCTATCTTTCCTTGCGTGAATAACCGTGAGGTGATGGGCTTGATCGAGATAGCAAGCTTTGAGAAGTTTTCGGAGACACAACTCGAATACCTGGGCTTGGTAGCCGAAAGCGCGGCCGCGTATATCTCTACCTTCCAGACTAATGAAAAAACCTTGAGGCTGTTGGAAGAAAGTCAAAGCCAAGCCGAGCAAATGAGAACTCAGGAAGAAGAGCTTCGCCAAAACTTGGAAGAGGCCCACGCTTTGCGCGAGGAAATGGCCCGCCAGACGCATGAATACGAGGCTTTGATTTCTGAAAAGGATAAAGAGATAGCAAGACTGCTGGAAAGCCAGAAGCAAACAGAAGAAGCTTAA
- a CDS encoding RNA polymerase sigma factor: MVAQEKEMCDLERWKVAQKGDSDAFRVLYQRYFNDIYLYLKRLCGDEELSKDTLQETFADVWANRERLTIKSSVRNYLLVSSRRKMVEKLKQNRRFTDNYTDIRSQENLSVIFSHEDFIMDGELENSKNTLLAKALNSLPDRQREAVYLRFFKDMPYKEVADVMGLTEKAAVNFVYKAFRKIRAEHAVDFIELAGWLSLLFSTLQLAG, translated from the coding sequence ATGGTGGCGCAAGAAAAGGAGATGTGTGATCTGGAACGTTGGAAAGTCGCCCAAAAAGGCGACAGCGACGCGTTCAGGGTATTATACCAGCGGTATTTCAACGATATTTATCTTTACCTAAAACGCCTTTGCGGCGATGAGGAACTCTCGAAAGATACCCTTCAGGAGACCTTCGCCGACGTGTGGGCTAACCGCGAACGGCTGACCATCAAAAGCTCGGTCCGCAACTACCTACTCGTTTCTTCCAGAAGAAAAATGGTGGAAAAGCTCAAGCAAAACCGGCGCTTTACCGACAACTATACCGACATTCGGAGCCAAGAGAATCTTTCCGTCATCTTCTCCCACGAGGACTTCATTATGGACGGCGAGCTGGAGAATTCAAAAAACACTCTCTTGGCCAAAGCCCTTAACTCCCTGCCCGACCGCCAGCGCGAAGCCGTTTATTTGCGATTCTTCAAGGATATGCCCTACAAGGAAGTAGCGGACGTAATGGGATTGACCGAAAAGGCCGCGGTCAATTTCGTATACAAAGCTTTCAGGAAAATCCGGGCAGAACACGCCGTCGATTTTATAGAACTCGCAGGCTGGTTGAGCTTGCTGTTCTCGACGTTGCAATTGGCTGGATAA
- a CDS encoding FecR family protein: protein MKGKEILDIESLLRDDTFLEAVQAGASDNETLLEHFRKRFKGDEDDLKIAMMMAQGLPVKKEQGLGKEELDRLWLELPLEKSHKITKRINKTEKKNTYSIFWKVIAAAVVSVLAIAFGWQHFNNAPTSVTSEMLTASAPLGKRVKVELPDGSIAQLNGGSQLTYPKAFGDSQRNVSLKGKAFFDVTRNETKPFRINAGALQVEVLGTSFDVSAYTEDQRATVGVTTGKVRVKAGESIVTLTADEKAVFERKTNSLSKTAKGGKALGEWVSGKLRFEKANMSEICKTLSRHYGVHTVDQYGKNVSLNGVYANESLTNVLRGIRIATGIDYRYDGTTVTFVEKK, encoded by the coding sequence ATGAAGGGAAAAGAGATATTAGACATAGAATCCTTATTGCGGGACGACACGTTCCTGGAAGCGGTCCAAGCCGGCGCTTCCGATAACGAAACGCTCTTAGAGCATTTCCGCAAACGGTTCAAAGGAGACGAAGACGACCTGAAAATAGCCATGATGATGGCCCAAGGCCTTCCGGTAAAAAAAGAACAAGGCCTCGGAAAAGAGGAACTGGACAGGCTATGGCTTGAGTTACCGTTGGAGAAAAGCCACAAAATCACCAAACGGATAAATAAAACAGAGAAAAAAAACACGTACAGCATTTTCTGGAAAGTCATCGCGGCGGCGGTTGTATCCGTATTGGCTATAGCTTTCGGTTGGCAACACTTCAATAATGCCCCGACCTCCGTTACGTCCGAAATGCTTACCGCTTCGGCACCTTTGGGAAAACGCGTTAAAGTGGAGCTTCCGGACGGCTCTATCGCCCAATTAAATGGCGGAAGCCAATTGACATACCCGAAAGCCTTCGGCGATAGCCAACGAAACGTAAGTCTGAAAGGAAAAGCCTTCTTTGACGTAACCCGAAACGAAACGAAACCCTTCCGGATAAACGCCGGGGCTTTGCAAGTGGAAGTTTTGGGAACAAGTTTCGATGTCAGTGCCTATACAGAGGACCAACGGGCAACCGTAGGCGTAACCACCGGAAAGGTCCGTGTAAAAGCTGGAGAGTCGATAGTAACACTCACCGCCGACGAGAAGGCCGTCTTTGAAAGGAAAACCAATTCGCTCAGCAAAACGGCTAAAGGCGGAAAAGCGTTGGGCGAATGGGTCTCGGGGAAATTACGCTTCGAAAAGGCCAATATGTCGGAAATATGCAAAACCCTGAGTCGCCACTACGGCGTGCATACCGTTGATCAATACGGTAAAAACGTCAGCTTAAACGGCGTCTACGCAAACGAGTCGCTGACCAACGTTTTGCGAGGTATCCGCATCGCCACGGGAATTGACTATCGTTATGACGGAACTACAGTCACTTTTGTCGAAAAAAAATAA
- a CDS encoding TonB-dependent receptor produces the protein MQARFYAFLIALWILAIAKGNAQELSQIPFSIKGDRVPLVQIFSQITDATGLEFLYDNNTVDENFIYSFRKYDAKDLRSVLVRVSKQGGLNFQRINNTIVVSANTNSAPTITDKRFVLKGKVNDAEGAPLLGVSVSVRSTTRGTITDLDGEYELFVSPGEILRFSSVGYISAERVVKNQPELNISLSEDVANLNEIIVVGFGQQSRESVTGAVTQIKATGIQDVPTTKSAEALQGRVAGLNVSRSGGSAPGVGANISIRGLVSLTGGPPLYVVDGTVSAEGKGALNNINLEDVESITILKDAASAAIYGARASHGVILITTKSRRVGQGKPRLTYSSSYSVQFPGNIPKPMDSYERAILKNLSRSNASLQAKYSAEELEYFRDPDVDVIIENNEYNYFANTDWYGEFLDNASQTKQSLALDFGGKTGRYRMSVGYGYQSPMFDNKYVKSGQNYQRYNFRINSDHKIGSILDIGTKITYSRRDNVSPSGGWNGLLGNLSYVTSRYPMYNPDGTVGGQKRWSPLSALQTGEAVENRETITLVSDLKLDFDKLLKGLKAKTLVSYARNWVSSRKEAKTVYQYYPDGSPSLISNSPNSLTENRSVRTSLNVNATLEWARNYGGHNIKLMAGSSLEYEKHDKITATGEGFVNQDAMELKLAQGETYVDGSEYSFGLLSWLGRANYDYKKKYLVEGVLRYDGSSRFSPENRWLLFPSLSAGWRISEEPWLRKVAWIDELKAKVSWGRVGNQYGLGYYDYIPVLNSGSDYVFGTDNERAKSVYQSLLYSENRTWEIVESFNTGIETVLFQGRLSIIADIFRRNINGMFMQVDYPSTIGVGVPLTNAGRLYSWGWELSASWRDRIGDVDFGISVVLDDNRNKILKFENKQAFAGNKINIEGYPAYSVFGFQTDGLYQTQEEVDAGPDYHEFTGPGDVRYVDQNEDGKIDEHDVVFLGDTDSHYNFGAGLDLGWKGFQLSAYVQGTGKRLIQAGHDIMLPLTESWYEPFDFQSDYWTEDNRDAKFPRPYQGGAQNKTINESYLWNAAYVRLKSVRLSYDFQRKTLRKLMLQNAQIYISGYDLWHWAPSYIPGIDPEGNGKGFYPPPTTLTLGLRVTI, from the coding sequence ATGCAAGCAAGGTTTTACGCCTTTCTTATTGCGCTTTGGATATTGGCCATAGCGAAAGGAAACGCTCAAGAACTATCGCAAATCCCTTTTTCGATAAAAGGCGACAGGGTACCCCTTGTCCAAATTTTTTCGCAGATCACTGACGCTACAGGCCTTGAATTCCTTTATGACAATAATACCGTAGACGAGAATTTCATTTACAGTTTCCGAAAATATGACGCCAAAGACCTCCGTAGCGTATTGGTGCGAGTTTCCAAACAAGGAGGGCTCAATTTCCAAAGAATCAACAACACTATAGTAGTAAGCGCCAATACGAACAGTGCCCCAACCATCACCGACAAACGTTTTGTACTTAAAGGAAAAGTCAACGATGCCGAAGGCGCACCGTTGCTTGGCGTAAGCGTTTCTGTCCGGAGTACCACCAGAGGCACCATCACGGATCTGGACGGCGAATACGAGCTTTTCGTTAGCCCGGGCGAAATATTACGCTTTAGCTCCGTAGGTTATATCAGCGCCGAAAGAGTAGTTAAAAACCAACCCGAACTGAACATATCGCTCAGCGAGGATGTGGCCAACCTCAACGAGATAATCGTGGTGGGTTTCGGCCAACAAAGCCGGGAAAGCGTAACCGGAGCAGTTACCCAAATAAAGGCGACCGGAATCCAAGATGTCCCCACCACAAAATCGGCCGAAGCGCTTCAGGGAAGAGTAGCCGGACTGAACGTTTCCAGATCGGGCGGAAGCGCCCCGGGCGTAGGCGCCAACATCAGCATCCGCGGATTGGTCTCCTTGACAGGCGGTCCGCCGTTATATGTGGTTGACGGCACGGTGTCGGCCGAAGGTAAAGGAGCGCTCAACAATATCAATCTGGAAGACGTCGAGAGCATTACCATTCTCAAAGACGCGGCTTCGGCTGCCATTTACGGGGCCCGGGCCTCGCACGGCGTTATTCTTATCACCACCAAATCCAGAAGGGTAGGCCAAGGCAAGCCCCGCCTTACGTATTCCAGCAGTTACAGCGTACAGTTTCCCGGCAATATTCCGAAACCGATGGATTCCTATGAAAGGGCGATTCTGAAAAACCTCAGTCGCTCCAACGCCAGCCTCCAAGCCAAATATTCGGCCGAAGAGCTTGAATATTTTCGAGATCCGGATGTCGACGTGATTATTGAGAACAACGAATACAACTACTTTGCGAACACGGATTGGTACGGCGAGTTCCTCGACAACGCCAGCCAGACCAAACAAAGCCTCGCTCTGGATTTCGGAGGAAAAACGGGACGCTACCGTATGTCTGTCGGTTACGGCTACCAAAGCCCAATGTTCGACAACAAGTATGTGAAGTCTGGCCAAAACTACCAACGCTACAACTTCAGGATAAACTCCGATCATAAAATCGGTTCTATTCTGGATATCGGAACAAAAATAACCTATTCACGCCGAGACAATGTTTCACCGTCAGGCGGTTGGAACGGGTTGTTGGGCAACCTTTCCTATGTCACATCACGCTACCCGATGTATAATCCCGACGGAACTGTCGGCGGGCAAAAACGCTGGAGCCCACTAAGTGCCTTACAAACCGGAGAAGCCGTGGAAAATCGTGAAACCATCACTTTGGTTTCGGACCTAAAACTGGATTTTGACAAACTCTTGAAAGGCCTTAAGGCGAAAACATTGGTCAGCTATGCCCGAAATTGGGTTTCCAGCCGCAAAGAAGCCAAAACCGTTTACCAATATTACCCTGACGGATCGCCTTCGCTAATATCAAACTCGCCGAATAGCCTGACGGAAAACCGCTCAGTAAGAACAAGCCTAAACGTAAACGCCACCCTGGAATGGGCCAGAAACTACGGCGGACACAACATCAAGCTAATGGCGGGCTCGTCTCTGGAATACGAAAAACACGACAAGATAACCGCCACGGGAGAAGGTTTCGTAAACCAAGACGCCATGGAATTGAAGCTGGCCCAAGGCGAAACTTACGTAGACGGTAGCGAATATTCCTTCGGGCTTTTATCTTGGCTTGGCCGGGCGAATTACGATTACAAGAAAAAATACCTTGTCGAAGGCGTTTTGCGCTACGATGGCTCATCCCGTTTTTCCCCCGAAAACCGCTGGTTGCTTTTCCCTTCCCTGTCAGCTGGCTGGCGGATTTCCGAAGAACCTTGGTTACGGAAAGTCGCATGGATAGACGAGCTGAAAGCCAAAGTGTCGTGGGGCAGGGTGGGCAACCAATACGGCTTGGGCTATTACGATTATATTCCGGTCCTGAATTCAGGATCAGACTACGTATTCGGCACCGACAACGAAAGGGCGAAATCGGTATACCAATCCCTTCTGTACTCAGAAAACAGAACTTGGGAAATAGTCGAAAGCTTCAATACGGGAATCGAAACTGTCCTTTTCCAAGGCAGGCTTTCGATCATAGCGGATATTTTCAGGCGAAATATCAACGGCATGTTCATGCAAGTGGACTATCCCTCCACCATCGGTGTGGGCGTTCCGCTTACCAACGCCGGCAGGCTTTACTCATGGGGTTGGGAACTTTCCGCTTCTTGGCGTGACCGTATTGGTGATGTGGATTTTGGAATAAGTGTGGTACTGGACGACAACCGAAACAAAATTCTCAAATTCGAAAACAAGCAAGCTTTCGCAGGAAACAAGATCAACATCGAAGGTTATCCCGCCTATTCCGTTTTCGGGTTCCAAACCGACGGGCTTTACCAAACTCAAGAAGAAGTGGACGCCGGACCCGATTACCACGAATTCACCGGGCCTGGCGACGTGCGCTACGTTGACCAAAATGAGGACGGAAAAATCGACGAACACGACGTCGTTTTCCTCGGTGACACGGACAGCCACTATAATTTCGGCGCCGGGTTGGATCTGGGTTGGAAAGGCTTTCAGCTCTCAGCCTACGTACAAGGCACCGGAAAACGCCTAATCCAAGCCGGTCACGACATCATGCTTCCCCTTACAGAATCGTGGTACGAACCGTTTGATTTCCAATCCGACTACTGGACCGAAGACAACCGCGACGCTAAATTTCCGAGACCGTACCAAGGCGGAGCCCAAAACAAAACAATTAACGAATCCTACCTCTGGAACGCAGCCTACGTCCGCCTTAAGTCGGTCCGGCTTTCGTATGATTTCCAGAGAAAAACACTCCGCAAACTTATGCTCCAAAACGCCCAAATCTATATCTCGGGCTACGACCTCTGGCATTGGGCGCCCAGTTACATTCCGGGTATTGATCCTGAAGGCAACGGAAAGGGTTTTTACCCTCCGCCCACAACCCTCACGCTAGGGCTCCGGGTGACTATCTGA
- a CDS encoding RagB/SusD family nutrient uptake outer membrane protein encodes MIRYINPIVKNLIFTFAVLCITSCGSFLDIAPKSDITDKSFWRTEEQLALATTELYHYFEKFNIVDWDNHGDDTFGNEPNKVSSGSYYPTSDSYYWDRSYRQIRKANNILKKAMYATSLPPVKINSYRGEAFFFRALAYFDLVSRFGGVPLILKTLDTEDEELTYPRSSRTRIVEQILSDLDSAFAYRPKGSEMNHHKDYGRITKYAALGFKSKVALFEASRAKYHGFSGYDPVTGIRGKAREWYRQALDCSRQVMESGEFALFEHLPEPEASYYHLFRHGGEGSPETMIANRFDLDIRTHGRPGQLIMQRKLSLTRKAVDMFLCSDGLPIQKSPLFRGHSTGNNQNSEFANRDRRLVFSVWKDNDPTWNGTPFLNNWNRINTGYCLKKYCVWDNDDPVTSKSEIDQMKLRYAEILLIRAEAVFELDGRISDALLDITVNPLRQRAGIKPLSNSFVTQNDLDMRNELRRERFVELCGEEGPRYWDLMRWKKGEELEGTVLGIKILKSHPNYEKLKASNSLNKDGYYVAQTADKRHFDPSKHYLWPLPTKELSLNSNLVQNPGW; translated from the coding sequence ATGATACGATATATAAATCCGATAGTAAAGAACTTGATTTTCACCTTTGCGGTACTCTGCATCACGTCTTGCGGAAGTTTCCTCGACATAGCTCCAAAATCGGATATTACAGACAAATCCTTTTGGAGAACCGAGGAACAGCTGGCCTTGGCCACCACAGAGCTCTACCATTATTTCGAGAAATTCAACATCGTGGATTGGGACAACCACGGCGACGACACTTTCGGAAACGAACCGAACAAAGTAAGTTCCGGCAGTTATTACCCGACATCCGACTCATACTACTGGGACAGAAGCTACAGACAAATCCGCAAAGCGAACAACATCCTGAAAAAGGCTATGTACGCCACCTCACTTCCTCCCGTCAAGATAAACTCGTATCGTGGCGAAGCATTCTTCTTCCGCGCCTTGGCCTATTTCGATCTAGTTTCCCGATTCGGAGGCGTTCCGCTAATATTAAAAACACTCGACACCGAAGACGAGGAACTCACCTACCCGAGATCTTCCCGCACAAGAATAGTGGAGCAGATCCTTTCCGACCTTGATTCCGCTTTCGCATACCGCCCGAAAGGTTCGGAAATGAACCACCATAAGGATTACGGGCGAATCACTAAATACGCCGCCTTGGGGTTCAAATCCAAAGTGGCCCTTTTTGAGGCCAGCCGGGCCAAATACCACGGATTTTCGGGCTACGACCCCGTAACGGGCATTCGCGGAAAAGCCCGTGAATGGTACCGCCAAGCCTTGGATTGCTCGCGCCAAGTTATGGAAAGTGGGGAATTCGCCCTGTTCGAACACTTACCGGAACCCGAAGCCAGTTATTACCACCTTTTCCGACACGGTGGCGAGGGAAGCCCCGAAACCATGATCGCGAATCGCTTCGATCTGGATATAAGAACCCACGGCCGGCCCGGACAGCTGATCATGCAAAGAAAACTCTCGCTTACGCGTAAAGCCGTAGACATGTTTCTCTGTTCCGACGGCCTTCCCATACAAAAAAGCCCTCTCTTCCGCGGACACTCCACTGGCAATAACCAAAACTCCGAATTCGCCAACCGGGACCGGCGTTTGGTATTCTCCGTTTGGAAAGACAACGATCCCACTTGGAACGGAACGCCATTCCTCAATAATTGGAACAGAATCAACACGGGTTATTGCCTAAAAAAATATTGCGTTTGGGATAACGACGACCCCGTAACAAGCAAAAGCGAAATTGACCAAATGAAACTGCGTTACGCCGAAATCCTTCTTATCAGGGCCGAAGCCGTTTTCGAGCTTGACGGAAGAATCTCCGACGCATTGCTCGACATCACGGTCAATCCCCTAAGGCAAAGAGCGGGTATAAAACCTCTTTCCAACAGTTTCGTTACCCAAAACGACCTTGACATGCGTAACGAACTTCGAAGAGAGCGTTTCGTAGAACTTTGCGGAGAGGAAGGGCCCAGATACTGGGACTTGATGCGCTGGAAAAAGGGCGAGGAGCTGGAAGGGACTGTTTTGGGTATAAAAATCCTTAAAAGCCATCCCAACTACGAAAAACTCAAAGCCTCCAACAGCCTTAACAAAGACGGTTATTATGTAGCCCAAACCGCTGACAAACGCCACTTTGATCCTAGCAAGCATTATCTTTGGCCTCTTCCCACAAAAGAATTGAGCCTAAATTCCAATTTGGTACAAAATCCCGGGTGGTAA
- a CDS encoding heme NO-binding domain-containing protein gives MHGIIFSLFNKFVRENYGQVMTTRISRISGMGYKFHDARKSYPDEEFTALLDTACQELEQPRDELLERFGYYITPTLLEEHASLINENWSCIDFLERVDPIIHGAMRKPEIGASPPTLIADRVSENELTIEYRSGRSMDAMGVGIIKAVGKHYGHAVNVEELDAEEGRKVLKVTLTSV, from the coding sequence ATGCATGGGATCATATTCAGTCTTTTCAACAAGTTTGTAAGGGAGAATTATGGGCAAGTCATGACAACGAGAATCTCAAGAATATCAGGAATGGGATACAAATTTCATGATGCCAGAAAAAGTTATCCTGATGAAGAGTTTACGGCATTGCTGGACACCGCATGCCAAGAATTGGAACAGCCTAGGGATGAGCTGTTGGAGCGTTTTGGTTACTACATCACCCCTACTCTGCTTGAAGAACACGCCAGTCTTATTAATGAAAACTGGTCTTGTATCGACTTCTTGGAAAGGGTCGATCCGATTATTCACGGTGCGATGCGAAAACCGGAAATCGGGGCTTCGCCACCTACCCTAATCGCTGACCGAGTTTCCGAAAATGAATTGACTATCGAATACCGGTCGGGACGGAGTATGGACGCTATGGGCGTGGGGATAATCAAGGCCGTGGGCAAGCACTACGGCCATGCGGTGAATGTGGAGGAATTGGACGCCGAAGAAGGGCGGAAAGTCCTGAAAGTAACGCTTACCTCTGTCTGA